A genomic segment from Nicotiana sylvestris chromosome 1, ASM39365v2, whole genome shotgun sequence encodes:
- the LOC138874471 gene encoding uncharacterized protein: protein MVEGSWQWHEKLPFALLGYRTIVRTSLGATPYLLVYGTEAVIPVEIEISSLQIAVEAKIDDDEWVKTCLEQLSLIDEKRLAAVCHGQLYQQRMERAYNKMVLPRKFEVG, encoded by the coding sequence atggtagaagggtcctggcaatggcatgagaagctgccttttgcattgttgggttatcgcactattgttcGTACTTCattaggggcaactccttacttgttggtatatggcacggaagcagtgatacccgtagaaattgaaatttcatcCCTTCAGATTGCTGTAGAAGCCAAAATTGACGAtgatgagtgggttaaaacctgcctggaacaattgagtttgattgatgagaaaagattagcagcagtatgtcatggccagttgtatcaacagagaatggaaAGAGCATATAATAAAATGGTGcttccacggaagtttgaagtgggttag